One Drechmeria coniospora strain ARSEF 6962 chromosome 01, whole genome shotgun sequence genomic region harbors:
- a CDS encoding putative dCMP deaminase, with amino-acid sequence MLIGICGGICSGKKTVAQYLVEHHGFEHLHLEQSASGTGSRAGQDESLRSGSGDGSSSPSPTAYLDGAHGPGVLATGSSSTASSTSDSTPALRPQARASRSFATAEALLDFVTKRWRGRFVTTDIPSEADLDVLMRRPFFLLLSVDAPLTVRWRRFQQRARGGGADAADAAIGLEAFVARSDGHLYDAHGGLQPLISRATLRLLNTSSSLAHLYATLGKLDIPNPDRLRPSWDTYFMALASLAAHRSNCMKRRVGCVLVGRERRVISTGYNGTPRGILNCAEGGCPRCNEGQSSGVGLSTCLCIHAEENALLEAGRERIRDGSVLYCDTCPCLTCSIKICQVGISEVVYAHGYSMDKEAAAVFSQAGVKLRQFIPVSCHDEALDESGEC; translated from the exons ATGCTCATTGGGATTTGCGGAG GAATCTGCTCCGGCAAGAAGACGGTGGCTCAGTATCTCGTCGAGCACCATGGCTTTGAGCACCTCCATCTCGAGCAGTCAGCATCGGGCACAGGGTCTCGCGCTGGTCAAGATGAGTCGCTGCGGTCCGGCTCGGGAGACgggtcgtcgtctccgtctcctACCGCATACCTCGATGGTGCCCATGGCCCAGGCGTCCTCGCGaccggcagcagcagcacggcctcgtcgacgtccgactcgacgccggccttgcGTCCGCAGGCTCGAGCCTCCCGTTCGTTTGCGACAGCCGAGGCGCTGCTCGACTTCGTCACGAAGCGCTGGCGTGGCCGATTCGTGACGACGGACATCCCCTCCGAGGCggacctcgacgtcctcaTGCGGCGACCCTTCTTCCTGCTGCTCTCCGTCGATGCGCCGCTGACGGTCCGCTGGCGGCGCTTCCAGCAGCGTGCGCGGgggggcggcgccgacgccgccgacgccgccatcggcctcgaggccttTGTGGCACGAAGCGACGGCCACCTGTACGATGCCCACGGCGGGCTGCAGCCGCTCATCTCGCGGGCGACGCTGCGGCTGCTCaacacgtcgtcgtcgctcgcccaTCTGTACGCGACgctcggcaagctcgacaTTCCCAACCCGGACCGGCTGCGGCCAAGCTGGGACACGTACTTTATGGcgctcgcctccctcgccgctcACCGGTCCAACTGCATGAAGCGCCGCGTCGgctgcgtcctcgtcggcagagAGCGCCGGGTCATCAGCACGGGCTACAACGGGACGCCTCGCGGGATCCTCAACTGCGCCGAGGGTGGCTGCCCGCGCTGCAACGAGGGCCAAAGCTCGGGCGTCGGCCTGTCGACGTGTCTATGCATCCACGCGGAGGAGAACGCGCTGCTCGAGGCGGGTAGGGAGCGCATCAGGGACGGCTCGGTGCTGTACTGCGATACGTGTCCGTGCTTGACGTGCAGCATCAAGATCTGCCAGGTGGGCATTAGCGAGGTTGTCTATGCGCACGGCTACAGCATGGACAAGGAGGCAGCCGCCGTCTTCAGCCAGGCGGGTGTCAAGCTGCGGCAGTTCATCCCCGTAAGTTGTCACGACGAAGCGTTGGACGAGTCTGGCGAGTGCTGA
- a CDS encoding E1-like protein-activating enzyme Gsa7p/Apg7p, giving the protein MAVPLQFAPFASEIELPFYSALFASKLDYDKLDDSARNVLGLYESRLEQPESSCKMQILGNALTSQTSPLGTARAEGIIKNANTLEGFKSMDKAAMLQTAGRQIWDAINDGSIFSVPSLLSSFIIVSYADLKKYKFTYWFAFPALHSDPQWKRSGPSARFSSDESTTLVDKIGTWRYSVDNREHGFFLAKKVRGQEADFDESEAAHKLDFKWEVGSLSQFEDGFFNGIPQKDQYVAFVDPSTYPDGPGWPLRNLLLLIRQRFHLSHVNIICYRDSWAKRHEARSLILPLEMDPVENMHLAEMPKVTGWERSRNGKLQAQQANLGEYMDPAKLADSSVDLNLKLMKWRVAPGLDLDLIKSTKCLLLGAGTLGGYVSRNLLGWGVRKITFVDYGRVSFSNPVRQPLFEFEDCVEGGKPKAAQAAAALRRIYPGVDAEGHSLAVPMLGHPYTDEARTRADLEKLEALIDAHDAIFLLMDTRESRWLPTVLGKAAGKVVMNAALGFDSYVVMRHGAEGKGGDQPTLGCYFCNDVVAPADSMKDQTLDQQCTVTRPGVAAMASALLVELLVSLLQHPLGKDAPAPQPKAGSIPERDPPEHPLGLVPHQIRGYVSNFQNMVIRGHSYDSCSACCPKILDAYRKNGWDFVKRALQEKDYVAELSGLAELHRRTEEVAGQVDWEDGDDEIEDEGEGELI; this is encoded by the exons ATGGCTGTTCCGCTCCAGTTTGCGCCCTTTGCGTCAGAGATTGAGTTGCCGTTCTATTCCGCCCTGTTCGCCTCCAAACTCGACTATGACAAGCTTGACGACTCGGCCCGGAATGTCCTCGGCCTGTACGAGTCTCGCCTGGAGCAGCCAGAGTCGAGCTGCAAGATGCAGATCCTCGGGAATGCTTTGACGAGCCAAAC CTCCCCCCTCGGAACTGCCCGAGCCGAGGGCATCATCAAGAACGCGAACACGCTCGAGGGCTTCAAGAGTATGGACAAAGCTGCCATGCTCCAGACAGCAGGGCGTCAG ATCTGGGATGCCATCAACGACGGCTCCATCTTTTCCGTTCCTTCGCTCCTCTCATCATTCATCATCGTTTCGTACGCCGATCTAAAAAAATACAAGTTCACCTACTGGTTCGCGTTTCCAGCCCTGCACTCAGATCCTCAATGGAAGCGATCGGGCCCGAGCGCGCGCTTCAGCTCGGATGAAAGCACGACCCTCGTCGACAAGATCGGAACCTGGCGGTATAGTGTCGACAACCGTGAGCACGGTTTCTTTCTCGCCAAAAAGGTACGAGGCCAGGAAGCCGATttcgacgagagcgaggcgGCCCACAAGCTGGATTTCAAGTGGGAGGTCGGCTCTCTCTCCCAGTTTGAGGACGGCTTCTTCAACGGCATCCCCCAAAAGGATCAGTATGTGGCATTCGTCGACCCTTCAACGTACCCCGACGGTCCCGGCTGGCCACTGCGGAACCTGCTCCTCCTCATACGGCAACGCTTTCATCTCTCCCATGTAAACATCATCTGCTACAGGGATTCCTGGGCGAAACGGCATGAAGCGCGGAGTCTTATTTTGCCCCTCGAGATGGATCCGGTCGAGAACATGCATCTTGCCGAGATGCCGAAAGTCACGGGCTGGGAGAGATCCAGGAACGGGAAGCTTCAGGCGCAGCAGGCGAACCTGGGCGAGTACATGGATCCGGCAAAACTCGCGGATTCCTCCGTCGACCTCAACCTCAAGCTGATGAAGTGGCGAGTCGCTCCTGGTCTGGACCTGGACCTGATCAAGAGCACGAAATGCCTCCTGCTCGGGGCTGGAACGTTAGGTGGCTACGTGTCGAGAAACCTGCTCGGCTGGGGGGTCCGAAAGATCACCTTTGTCGACTACGGGCGAGTTTCCTTCTCGAACCCGGTGCGACAACCTCTCTTCGAGTTTGAGGACTGTGTTGAGGGTGGAAAACCCAAAGCCGCCCaagcggcggccgccttgagGAGGATATATCCCGGAGTGGACGCCGAGGGCCATTCGCTTGCCGTCCCGATGCTCGGCCACCCCTATACGGACGAAGccaggacgagggcggaTCTGGAGAAACTCGAGGCCCTAATTGACGCTCACGATGCCATCTTCCTGCTCATGGACACGCGGGAGTCTCGGTGGCTGCCTACGGTCCTGGGTAAGGCCGCTGGCAAGGTTGTCATGAACGCAGCGCTAGGATTTGACTCGTACGTCGTCATGCGGCACGGAGCCGAGGGCAAGGGGGGTGACCAACCAACGCTGGGTTGCTACTTTTgcaacgacgtcgtcgcgccgGCGGAT TCGATGAAAGACCAAACACTCGATCAGCAGTGTACCGTTACCAGGCCTGgtgtcgccgccatggcctcggccctcTTGGTCGAACTTCTTGTAAGCCTTTTGCAACATCCGCTGGGAAAGGATGCCCCGGCACCGCAGCCCAAGGCAGGCTCAATTCCGGAAAGGGACCCGCCGGAGCATCCCCTCGGTCTCGTCCCGCATCAGATTCGAGGTTACGTCTCCAACTTTCAAAACATGGTCATTCGAGGCCACTCTTATGATAGCTGCAGTGCTTGTTGCCCGAAGATCCTGGACGCGTATCGAAAAAACGGCTGGGATTTTGTGAAGAGAGCCTTGCAGGAGAAGGATTACGTTGCCGAGCTTTCGGGCCTCGCCGAGTTGCACCGCCGGACGGAGGAGGTCGCGGGGCAGGTTGACTGggaggatggcgatgacgaaatcgaggatgagggcgagggcgagttAATCTGA
- a CDS encoding phosphoethanolamine transferase PIGF, with protein MPLVDPVTMSSTLTKGSSTQSIDAANRIAAINPVLVLDSPLAKRLAWARPAVLLALLAVRFNALVAEPVATLQYALPVVVGIQSAYAILCLPVAGSQPPKKARRGDKRKGSEVSGPNPISAAILSLVLTIITMPAVHVLFVLFGAPFLDHMPHTLLCSAHFALLALFPTVYARGVDGRALIAVAGASAPLDETFGSLVGAAVGAWLGAVPIPLDWDREWQKWPVTIVVGMYLGSSLCSWAGAAFHGTTFGGRATKDD; from the exons ATGCCGCTCGTCGATCCCGTCACCATGTCGTCGACACTCACCAAGGGATCTTCGACCCAGAGCATCGATGCGGCGAACCGGATAGCTGCAATCAACccggtcctcgtcctcgactcgCCCCTGGCGAAGCGCCTGGCATGGGCCCGTCCCGCTGTTCTCCTGGCACTGCTCGCCGTCCGCTTCAACGCACTCGTGGCCGAACCGGTGGCGACACTGCAGTACGCCCTACCCGTCGTTGTCGGCATCCAGTCGGCGTATGCGATACTCTGTctccccgtcgccggctcgcAGCCGCCCAAGAAGGCTCGACGGGGCGACAAGAGGAAGGGGAGCGAGGTGTCGGGTCCGAACCCGATCTCG GCTGCCATTCTATCCCTCGTCTtgaccatcatcaccatgcCGGCCGTCCAtgtcctcttcgtcctcttcgGTGCGCCTTTCCTCGACCACATGCCGCATACGCTGCTCTGCTCGGCGCACTTTGCGCTGCTCGCTTTGTTCCCGACCGTATACGcgcgcggcgtcgacggcagagCTCTCATCGCCGTGGCGggcgcgtcggcgccccTGGATGAAACGTttggcagcctcgtcggcgcggccgtcggcgcgtgGCTAGGCGCCGTGCCGATCCCACTGGACTGGGATCGGGAGTGGCAGAAGTGGCCtgtcaccatcgtcgtcggcatgtaCCTCGGCTCCTCGCTGTGCAGCTGGGCCGGGGCTGCGTTCCATGGGACGACGTTCGGCGGGCGTGCGACAAAGGACGACTGA
- a CDS encoding SNF2-related protein gives MSNNGRQTAIIVLDDENTSSDAENKTSLNGPRKRKADEDEEGEVEVEEKVRWTDDSDCPPVNPKKKRRANRKSAVKKGETSDAHGDRSKETRNEDDELKEAGIPDYLQDRRRAFNAKKQQNHDAALMFPPDYTDIELDDAGQLGRPLEERPQFDAASGVKPSRPYKDIELPHSGGLIPAAVAQYLRDYQVVGVEFLHRKFVLQQGGILGDDMGLGKTVQVAAFLAAAFGKTADERDGRRMREMRYCPGRWYPRILLICPGSLIMNWINEMNRWGWWHIDVCHGANKEDVINTARSGLLEIMITTYDTYKSCRSSINIVQWDAVICDECHRVKDRYSETTKALAEVNALCRIGLTGTAIQNKYEELWTILDWTNPGRFGTQAEWWHSITRPLTVGQSHSATVAQLSLARQTAKRLVQNLLPRFFLRRMKTLIAHQLPKKTDRVVFCPLTDVQREAYENFLASPALELLRTVSDMCNHGRKKGWCCMKEVPEGGRWQNIVFPSIITLQKLANHLTLLIPSTTDLEPRHESELRTLQTCMPTRWKTLYENRDQIRNLVNPDFCGKWMILKKLLRFWHSGGDKVLIFSHSVRLLRILQHLFANTSYNVSFLDGSLSYEARQDVVDTFNSDPSQFVFLISTKAGGVGLNITAANKVVIIDPHWNPSYDLQAQDRAYRIGQTRDVEVFRLISLGTVEEIVYARQIYKQQQANIGYTASSERRYFKGVQQDTERKGEIFGLANIFTYHPDSGLLRDIVNKTNIAETKAGVHLVDVDMEKVAEDEENLSLPKREEADDEDGGLGQLAELLKAQNQEKLLESQKSATPKTDAIQAILTSVGVEYTHDNSEVIGTSKVEEQLSRQAAMASYADGDIGGQNTLFADTDEEDESDRLHRLYRPPEGVCLRQFCQMADEFGFDSVTQFALVVENWSQEARRNCLDTFYRRRKAIVAKAARTEQDGDMATRDMGGVAGDIKQGTLPSPPGTRGSVRCEDGRQGHDKQEGIKREDFKRKDLPLDYVKREGIKLEGIDRKIKPENATRRRIKDEEVDGPPKGEHFTRDGMKAENIDKEEGIESVGILREIKREDIKNPKAEDDMAGLKMEYDKSLPVLAQHKSPNVDVKGVIGAGAGTSSKTSIFLPDDDEDDEL, from the coding sequence ATGTCGAATAATGGCAGGCAAACTGCAATCATAGTGCTCGACGATGAAAACACTTCCTCAGATGCCGAAAACAAGACATCTCTTAATGGCCCACGGAAAAGAAAAGCtgatgaggacgaggagggggaaGTAGAAGTGGAAGAAAAGGTGCGGTGGACTGACGACTCCGATTGCCCACCAGTCAATCCAAAAAAGAAACGGAGGGCAAACCGGAAATCGGCGGTCAAGAAAGGTGAAACGTCCGATGCCCATGGAGACCGGAGCAAGGAAACGAGAAATGAAGACGACGAATTGAAGGAAGCTGGTATTCCGGACTATCTCCAGGATCGCCGGCGCGCGTTTAACGCCAAGAAGCAGCAGAAtcacgacgccgccctcaTGTTCCCCCCCGACTACACGGACATTGAATTGGACGATGCCGGACAGCTGGGAAGGCCTTTGGAGGAGAGACCGCAGTTTGATGCCGCCAGCGGTGTTAAGCCATCGAGACCCTACAAAGACATTGAGCTTCCCCACTCTGGCGGTCTCATtcccgctgccgtcgcccagTACCTGCGAGACTACCAAGTGGTCGGCGTTGAGTTCCTCCACCGCAAATTTGTCTTGCAGCAAGGCGGGATCCTGGGAGACGACATGGGCTTGGGCAAGACCGTCCAGGTTGCCGctttcctcgccgccgcattCGGCAAAACGGCGGACGAGCGTGACGGCCGTCGCATGCGAGAGATGCGATATTGCCCCGGCCGCTGGTATCCACGGATACTTCTCATCTGTCCCGGCTCTCTCATCATGAACTGGATCAACGAAATGAACCGATGGGGATGGTGGCATATCGATGTCTGCCATGGTGCCAACAAGGAGGACGTCATCAACACGGCCCGCTCTGGTCTTCTCGAAATCATGATCACGACGTACGATACCTACAAGAGCTGCCGCAGTTCCATCAACATAGTGCAGTGGGATGCAGTCATCTGCGACGAGTGCCACCGCGTCAAGGACAGGTATTCCGAGACGACCAAGGCACTCGCCGAAGTGAATGCGCTCTGCCGAATAGGCCTCACCGGAACGGCCATTCAGAACAAGTACGAGGAGCTCTGGACCATTCTTGATTGGACGAACCCGGGCCGGTTTGGAACGCAGGCAGAGTGGTGGCACAGCATCACCAGGCCCTTGACCGTTGGCCAGTCCCATAGTGCGACGGTGGCCCAGCTCAGCCTCGCCAGACAGACGGCCAAGAGACTCGTCCAAAACCTACTCCCCCGATTTTTCCTGAGGCGAATGAAAACGTTGATTGCCCATCAACTGCCAAAGAAAACCGACAGGGTCGTCTTCTGCCCCCTCACCGATGTTCAGAGGGAAGCGTATGAGAACTTTCTCGCGAGCCCAGCGCTTGAGCTTCTGCGGACGGTCTCGGACATGTGCAACCACGGCAGGAAGAAGGGCTGGTGCTGCATGAAAGAGGTTCCGGAGGGTGGCAGATGGCAGAACATTGTCTTTCCGAGCATCATTACCCTGCAGAAGCTCGCGAACCATCTTACATTGTTGATTCCATCCACGACCGACCTAGAGCCCAGGCACGAGTCGGAGCTCCGGACTCTGCAGACGTGCATGCCGACTAGGTGGAAAACGCTCTATGAGAATAGGGATCAGATTAGGAACCTCGTCAATCCCGACTTCTGCGGAAAGTGGATGATTCTCAAGAAGCTTCTCAGGTTTTGGCACAGCGGCGGGGACAAAGTCCTCATCTTCTCTCATAGCGTGCGCTTGCTACGCATCTTGCAGCATCTATTCGCCAACACGAGCTACAACGTGAGTTTCCTGGATGGATCGCTCAGCTACGAGGCCCGGcaagacgtcgtcgacaccttCAACTCGGACCCGTCCCAGTTTGTCTTTCTCATCTCGaccaaggccggcggcgtcggtctCAACATCACGGCTGCAAACAAGGTCGTCATCATAGACCCGCATTGGAACCCGTCCTACGACCTACAGGCTCAAGATCGTGCGTACCGGATTGGCCAGACGCGAGATGTTGAAGTCTTTCGGCTCATTTCTCTCGGCACGGTCGAGGAGATTGTGTACGCACGACAGATCTACAAGCAGCAGCAAGCAAACATCGGCTACACCGCCTCATCCGAGCGCCGATACTTTAAAGGCGTCCAACAGGACACCGAAAGGAAGGGAGAAATATTTGGTCTCGCCAACATCTTCACCTATCATCCCGACAGCGGCTTGCTTCGAGACATTGTGAACAAGACCAACATTGCCGAGACCAAGGCAGGAGTACATCTAGTGGACGTGGACATGgagaaggtggccgaggatgaggagaaCCTGAGCTTGCCCAAGAGGGAagaggccgatgacgaagaTGGAGGATTGGGTCAACTAGCCGAACTGTTGAAGGCGCAGAACCAAGAGAAGCTGCTGGAGTCCCAGAAGTCGGCTACACCGAAGACGGACGCCATCCAGGCGATTCTCACCTCCGTCGGTGTGGAGTACACGCACGACAACTCGGAGGTCATCGGCACGTCCAAAGTCGAGGAACAGCTTTCTCGCCAGGCGGCCATGGCTTCCTACGCAGATGGTGACATCGGAGGACAGAACACGCTCTTTGCCGAtacggacgaggaggacgagagcgaCAGGCTGCACAGATTATACCGCCCGCCCGAGGGTGTTTGCCTTCGGCAGTTTTGCCAAATGGCTGACGAGTTTGGATTTGATAGCGTGACGCAGTTCGCGCTTGTCGTGGAGAATTGGTCGCAAGAGGCGAGAAGGAACTGCCTCGATACATTTTACCGGAGGCGAAAAGCGATCGTTGCCAAGGCTGCCCGTACGGAACAAGATGGCGATATGGCAACCAGAGATATGGGCGGAGTGGCAGGCGATATCAAACAGGGGACGCTaccctcgccgcctggtACTAGGGGGAGCGTCCGTTGCGAAGATGGGAGGCAAGGGCATGATAAGCAGGAAGGTATCAAGCGTGAGGATTTCAAGAGGAAAGACCTGCCGCTCGATTACGTCAAGAGGGAAGGCATCAAGCTCGAGGGCATCGATAGAAAGATCAAGCCCGAAAATGCCACGAGACGACGCATCAAGGATGAGGAGGTGGATGGACCTCCGAAAGGAGAGCATTTCACTCGAGACGGCATGAAAGCCGAGAATATCGACAAGGAGGAGGGCATTGAAAGCGTGGGTATTCTACGAGAGATCAAGCGTGAAGACATCAAGAATCCGAAAGCTGAAGATGACATGGCGGGCCTGAAAATGGAATATGACAAGAGCCTGCCAGTTCTGGCCCAACACAAGAGTCCCAATGTGGACGTGAAAGGGGTCATCGGAGCTGGAGCTGGCACGTCCAGCAAGACGTCAATTTTTCTTcctgatgacgacgaggacgacgaactTTGA
- a CDS encoding phospholipid methyltransferase, which yields MSFAALKDVIVHLLEPWILMSISFRHIPQTISSIVSSGDLWKLFSYNAFTEALFGHFWVTVGPEVKELGEEYVIPLLEGRLADGKIHDRVVDSAVHGTIVEVGAGTGMWADVFARIAAGADADSSTDGTARKRKPTGPSSITKIYGVEPNAQCAELLKERVREVGLTDLYEVVPVGIESLSDPNAWSGQIQPGSVDCIVTVMCLCSIPEPEKNIQHLYKLLKPGGHWYVYEHVKTTRGGPLLALYQRLVSIPWRLFLGSCRICRDTKTSLVTAGPWRKVDLTHLPSEPPYEVLPHVLGTLTK from the exons ATGTCCTTCGCCGCCCTCAAGGATGTCATCGTCCACCTCCTCGAGCCATGGATTCTCATGAGCATATCGTTTAGGCACATCCCTCAGACCATCTCGTCCATCGTATCCTCTGGCGATTTGTGGAAGCTCTTCTCCTACAACGCCTTCACCGAAGCCCTCTTCGGTCACTTTTGGGTCACCGTCGGGCCAGAGGTCAAGGAGTTGGGAGAGGAATACGTCATCCCTCTGCTTGAGGGCCGGCTTGCTGATGGAAAGATCCACgaccgcgtcgtcgactcggccgtccATGGCACCATCGTCGAAGTCGGCGCCGGTACCGGCATGTGGGCAGACGTCTTTGcacgcatcgccgccggagcAGACGCCGACAGCAGCACGGATGGCACCGCGCGAAAGCGGAAGCCCACCGGCCCGTCGTCCATCACCAAGATCTACGGCGTCGAGCCGAACGCGCAGTGCGCCGAGTTGCTGAAAGAGCGCGTCCGCGAGGTTGGCCTGACCGACCTGTACGAGGTTGTccccgtcggcatcgagtCCCTAAGCGATCCCAACGCTTGGTCGGGCCAGATTCAACCAGGCAGCGTCGActgcatcgtcaccgtcatgtGCCTCTGCAGCATCCCGGAACCGGAAAAGAATATCCAGCACCTGTACAAACTCCTAAAGCCCGGTGGTCACTGGTACGTGTACGAGCACGTCAAGACCACTCGCGGGGGACCCTTGCTCGCTCTGTACCAAC GTCTCGTCAGTATCCCCTGGCGTCTCTTCCTGGGCTCCTGTCGCATCTGTCGCGACACCAAGACGagcctcgtcaccgccggcCCGTGGCGCAAGGTGGACCTTACCCATCTGCCAAGCGAGCCACCGTACGAAGTCCTTCCTCACGTTCTTGGCACGTTAACAAAGTAA
- a CDS encoding Ribosomal protein S4/S9, translated as MVRKLKYHEQKLLRKTDFISYKQDNGHRDQAVIRRYMIQKPEDYHKYNRLCGSLRQLAHRLSLLPPENATRRKHEELLLDKLYDMGILSTKSKLSAVEHGVTVSAFARRRLPVVMTRLKMAENVQAATRMIEQGQVRVGVETVTDPAYLVTRSTEDFVTWVVGSKIKKNIMKYRDQLDDFELL; from the exons ATGGTGCGCAAACTCAAGTATCACGAGCAGAAGCTCCTGCGCAAAACCGACTTCATCTCGTACAAACAAGACAATGGCCATCGCGACCAGGCCGTCATCCGCCGGTACATGATCCAGAAGCCGGAGGACTACCACAAGTATAACCGTCTTTGCGGG TCGCTACGCCAGCTCGCCCACCGCCTCTCTCTCCTACCGCCCGAGAACGCAACAAGGCGGAAGCACGAagagctgctcctcgacaagCTCTACGACATGGGCATCTTGTCCACCAAGTCGAagctctcggccgtcgagcacggcgtaACGGTGAGCGCTtttgcccgtcgccgtcttcccGTCGTCATGACGCGCCTCAAGATGGCCGAGAACGTtcaggcggcgacgcgcaTGATCGAACAGGGCCAGgtccgcgtcggcgtcgagaccGTCACCGACCCAGCCTACCTCGTGACCCGCTCGACCGAGGACTTTGTCACGTGGGTTGTCGGCAGTAAGATCAAGAAGAACATTATGAAGTATCGCGATCAGTTGGATGATTTTGAGCTGCTGTAG
- a CDS encoding 37S ribosomal protein S18, which translates to MAMPPRPPAIGTWGAFSSKPAALFRAFSSTRSASDPPREPPSFHAAHAGQRVVTPAPPARAPSSTSGLLSIGNDNNDRYRRRNGSEGPDGARSQRGDAASRLLSRYKGHAENALKAKQAQLELLRNQKNSNDYLKQMPRRWTAGDVYSPHDLSPVEMQKWRRRSKRNNDVVDALGIRPLDMYKNFSLIQEFTSTSGQILHSSNTGLRPVNQRKIAKMIRRVQGMGIYPTIHDHPEMIRDDFFPERRGSLGNLII; encoded by the exons ATGGCAATGCCGCCGCGACCTCCGGCCATCGGCACGTGGGGGGCATTCTCCTCGAAGCCGGCCGCCCTCTTCCGCGCATTCTCCTCTACCCGTTCGGCGAGCGACCCTCCCCGAGAGCCACCATCCTTCCACGCAGCCCATGCTGGCCAACGGGTCGTCACCCCCGCGCCGCCCGCCCgcgctccgtcgtcgaccagcGGCCTCCTCTCGATAGGAAACGACAACAATGACCGGTACAGGCGCAGGAACGGCTCCGAAGGtcccgacggcgcccgctCCCAGCGAGGCGATGCCGCCAGCCGTCTCCTCAGCCGCTACAAGGGCCACGCCGAAAATGCGCTCAAGGCCAAGCAGGCGCAGCTTGAGCTCCTCCGTAACCAGAAGAACTCGAATGACTACCTGAAGCAGATGCCCCGGCGCTGGACGGCCGGTGATGTCTATTCACCCCACGACCTTAGCCCCGTCGAGATGCAGAAGTGGCGGCGGAGATCGAAACGGAAcaacgacgtcgtcgatgccttGGGCATTCGGCCGCTCGACATGTACAAG AACTTTTCTCTCATCCAGGAATTCACATCCACCTCTGGCCAGATCCTGCACTCGTCCAACACGGGCCTCAGACCCGTCAACCAGCGCAAGATTGCCAAGATGATCCGCCGCGTCCAGGGTATGGGCATATACCCTACCATCCACGATCACCCCGAGATGATCAGGGACGATTTCTTCCCCGAGCGGAGAGGCAG CCTCGGTAACCTCATCATCTAG